Proteins from a single region of Aminivibrio sp.:
- the buk gene encoding butyrate kinase, with protein MKVIALNPGSTSTKVALFEDGRELWSETQRYDTDVIGKFASISDQEGFRLGEVRKCLETHGTNLAEIDAVVGRGGLLSPIESGTYEVNDKMLSDVRSCRWGAHASNLGALLAVRLAREGGCGKAFIVDPVVVDELGPLARYSGLPEIERRSIFHALNQKSVARRAASDLGKPYEQCNFIIAHMGGGISVGAHDHGRVVDVNNALDGDGPFSPERAGGLPSGALVRLAFSGRYDQPTLLKMITGRGGLVAHLGTSDFREVLRRMHEGDEKAKLLFEAMAYQMSKEIGACAAVLEGRVDAVVLTGGLAYSEEFTGIIAGRVSFIAPVRIYPGEDEMQALADGAFRVLKGTETARQYI; from the coding sequence ATGAAGGTAATTGCGCTCAACCCCGGCTCCACGAGCACCAAGGTCGCCCTCTTCGAGGACGGCAGGGAGCTGTGGAGCGAAACCCAGCGGTATGATACGGACGTCATCGGGAAGTTTGCTTCCATTTCCGACCAGGAGGGATTCCGGCTCGGGGAGGTACGGAAATGTCTCGAGACCCACGGAACAAACCTGGCCGAGATCGACGCCGTCGTGGGAAGAGGCGGGCTGCTGAGCCCCATTGAAAGCGGAACCTATGAAGTGAACGATAAAATGCTCTCCGACGTGCGGTCCTGCAGGTGGGGGGCTCATGCGAGCAACCTCGGCGCTCTCCTGGCGGTGCGCCTTGCCCGCGAAGGAGGGTGCGGGAAGGCCTTTATCGTGGACCCCGTAGTTGTGGACGAGCTTGGCCCCCTTGCCCGGTACTCCGGCCTGCCGGAGATCGAGCGGCGGTCCATCTTCCACGCCCTGAACCAGAAATCCGTGGCCCGCAGGGCGGCATCAGATCTGGGCAAGCCCTATGAGCAGTGCAATTTCATCATTGCCCATATGGGTGGGGGAATCTCCGTGGGTGCCCATGACCACGGGCGGGTTGTCGACGTGAACAACGCCCTGGACGGCGACGGGCCCTTCTCGCCCGAGCGGGCGGGCGGCCTTCCCTCAGGCGCTCTTGTGCGGCTGGCCTTCAGCGGCAGGTATGACCAGCCGACCCTGCTGAAGATGATCACCGGCAGGGGGGGGCTCGTCGCCCACCTCGGAACCAGCGATTTCAGGGAAGTCCTGCGGCGCATGCACGAAGGAGACGAAAAGGCGAAGCTGCTCTTCGAGGCCATGGCCTACCAGATGTCCAAGGAAATCGGGGCCTGTGCGGCCGTACTGGAAGGCAGGGTGGATGCGGTCGTCCTTACGGGCGGTCTTGCCTACAGCGAGGAATTCACCGGTATCATCGCCGGCAGGGTCTCCTTTATCGCCCCTGTGAGGATCTACCCCGGGGAGGACGAGATGCAGGCTCTTGCGGACGGCGCCTTCAGAGTCCTGAAGGGCACGGAGACGGCACGGCAGTACATCTGA
- a CDS encoding TRAP transporter large permease gives MTPLLIVGLFVLLIFLGVPIAFVIGIISLTGIATIPFIPNLTVFMKMFNGLNSFVLLAIPLFIFAANLMNHGKITQKLVDFCITLVGNIRGGLAHANILVSMIFAGVSGSSQADTAGVGKMLIPAMISTGYDKENAVGVTAASSTIGVIIPPSIPMVVYSGLTNASVAALFLGGMIPGILVGLAMMLIVYFMGRRRNFPKYEKAVPGEVGKLFKEAFPALLTPLIIVGGITTGWYTPTEAAAFASVYAMIISFFYYKTLKIRDLPGIIKETLKLSSMSLFALATASALGELLGYYKASEHVAGFFAAHVGSPEIFMLIVIAFFLFVGTFMDAIPAMILFIPVILPSALRMGISPVHLGVVVVMTLAVGLVTPPYGLCLLIAGSIADLSIERALKGVLPYISALMLILLAVAMFPDVAFFVPKLLGIM, from the coding sequence ATGACGCCCCTGCTTATCGTCGGCCTTTTTGTTCTCCTCATCTTCCTCGGCGTGCCCATCGCCTTCGTCATCGGGATCATCTCCCTGACGGGCATCGCTACCATTCCCTTCATCCCGAACCTCACCGTGTTCATGAAGATGTTCAACGGACTCAACTCCTTCGTCCTCCTGGCCATCCCTCTCTTCATCTTCGCGGCGAACCTCATGAACCACGGGAAAATCACCCAGAAGCTCGTGGATTTCTGCATCACCCTCGTCGGGAACATCCGGGGCGGACTGGCCCATGCCAACATTCTCGTCTCCATGATCTTCGCCGGCGTCTCCGGCTCCTCTCAGGCAGACACTGCCGGGGTGGGAAAGATGCTCATCCCCGCCATGATCAGTACGGGCTACGACAAGGAAAATGCCGTGGGCGTCACCGCCGCGTCCTCCACGATAGGCGTCATCATCCCTCCGAGCATCCCCATGGTGGTCTACTCCGGCCTGACCAACGCCTCCGTGGCGGCCCTCTTTCTCGGGGGAATGATCCCCGGCATCCTCGTGGGATTGGCCATGATGCTCATCGTGTACTTCATGGGCCGCAGGCGCAACTTCCCGAAGTATGAAAAAGCGGTGCCCGGAGAAGTGGGAAAGCTTTTCAAAGAAGCTTTTCCCGCCCTGCTCACACCCCTGATCATCGTGGGCGGCATCACCACGGGCTGGTACACCCCCACGGAGGCCGCAGCCTTTGCGTCGGTGTACGCCATGATCATCAGCTTCTTCTACTACAAAACCCTGAAGATAAGGGACCTGCCGGGGATCATCAAGGAAACCCTGAAGCTGAGCTCCATGTCCCTCTTCGCCCTGGCCACGGCCAGTGCCCTCGGGGAGCTGCTGGGCTACTACAAGGCCTCGGAGCACGTGGCGGGCTTCTTCGCCGCCCATGTGGGAAGCCCTGAGATCTTCATGCTCATCGTCATCGCCTTCTTCCTCTTCGTCGGCACCTTCATGGACGCCATCCCGGCCATGATCCTCTTCATACCGGTCATCCTGCCCTCGGCACTCAGGATGGGGATCAGCCCGGTCCACCTCGGGGTGGTGGTGGTCATGACCCTGGCGGTGGGGCTGGTGACACCTCCCTACGGGCTCTGTCTTCTCATCGCGGGCTCCATAGCCGATTTATCCATCGAACGGGCGCTGAAGGGCGTGCTGCCCTATATCTCCGCCCTGATGCTCATCCTGCTCGCCGTGGCCATGTTTCCCGACGTGGCCTTCTTCGTGCCGAAGCTGCTCGGCATAATGTAA
- a CDS encoding TRAP transporter small permease: protein MKRLIELLVRIQETLGMVLLSIFFLAILAQITARYMAIPLLWTEEVANYAFIWAVFMGASVMVHYKAHFAFNFFRDKFRGKRGAFYDVFISVILLCFTVPMTLYGSTVVTEFWDYNWITLTWVKMGYTWLCLPIAGGAMTLYLAGHIVEDIKILTSREALS from the coding sequence GTGAAAAGACTGATCGAACTGCTGGTCCGCATCCAGGAAACCCTTGGAATGGTCCTGCTCTCCATTTTCTTTCTAGCCATCCTGGCCCAGATTACCGCCCGCTATATGGCCATCCCGCTGCTCTGGACAGAAGAGGTGGCCAACTACGCCTTCATCTGGGCCGTTTTTATGGGGGCTTCCGTCATGGTCCACTACAAGGCCCACTTCGCCTTCAACTTTTTCAGGGACAAATTCCGGGGGAAGAGGGGCGCCTTCTACGACGTTTTCATATCCGTCATTCTACTCTGCTTCACCGTTCCCATGACCCTCTACGGGAGCACGGTAGTCACCGAATTCTGGGATTACAACTGGATCACCCTCACCTGGGTGAAAATGGGGTATACGTGGCTCTGCCTGCCCATTGCGGGAGGAGCCATGACCCTCTACCTGGCGGGACACATCGTGGAAGACATCAAAATTCTCACCTCCCGGGAGGCCTTATCATGA
- a CDS encoding TRAP transporter substrate-binding protein: MKKPVVLLLAAVLALVFVLPVQAAPLKLVAAHNQTSQENPYQYGMLKFKEVVEKLSNGEISVDVHAGTIGTNEDELVEKLKLGAADVVVASPGFMTKIGIPEVDLFSLLYLFNSFDHWEKAVDGEAGQALAKIINEKSKNTFRIAAYWSAGVRNYYGKKPINTMDDLKGMKIRTQMSGVVADFWKQTGAIPTQVAWGELYQALQQGIVDCAENDYTNFSLLDHHKTPNGKFITETEHDFTTRFVLMNGKKFDALTDQQKEWITEALKQATAEERQITYAMLSKSKEKVIAEGGIVNTIDKAPFIAIAVPIQDKLAEKLGIQDLLEMVRAAGK; this comes from the coding sequence ATGAAGAAACCTGTTGTATTGCTTCTTGCAGCCGTTCTTGCGCTCGTTTTCGTCCTGCCCGTGCAGGCGGCTCCCCTGAAGCTGGTGGCGGCCCATAACCAGACATCCCAGGAGAACCCCTACCAGTACGGGATGCTGAAGTTCAAGGAAGTGGTCGAGAAGCTCTCCAATGGCGAGATCTCCGTGGACGTCCATGCCGGCACCATCGGCACCAACGAAGACGAGCTCGTGGAGAAGCTGAAGCTCGGTGCCGCCGACGTGGTCGTTGCCTCCCCCGGATTCATGACCAAGATCGGCATTCCCGAGGTGGACCTGTTCTCCCTGCTGTACCTCTTCAACAGCTTCGATCACTGGGAGAAGGCCGTGGACGGCGAAGCCGGACAGGCCCTCGCCAAAATCATCAACGAGAAGTCAAAGAACACCTTCCGCATCGCCGCCTACTGGTCCGCAGGCGTCCGGAACTACTACGGCAAGAAGCCCATCAACACCATGGACGACCTGAAGGGTATGAAGATCCGCACCCAGATGTCCGGCGTCGTGGCCGATTTCTGGAAGCAGACCGGCGCCATCCCCACCCAGGTTGCCTGGGGCGAACTGTACCAGGCCCTGCAGCAGGGCATCGTGGACTGCGCGGAAAACGACTACACCAATTTCAGCCTTCTTGACCACCACAAGACGCCCAACGGCAAGTTCATCACCGAGACGGAGCACGACTTCACCACCCGCTTCGTCCTCATGAACGGCAAGAAGTTCGACGCCCTCACCGACCAGCAGAAGGAATGGATCACCGAGGCCCTGAAGCAGGCCACCGCCGAGGAGCGGCAGATCACCTACGCCATGCTCTCCAAGTCCAAGGAGAAGGTCATCGCCGAAGGCGGCATCGTGAATACCATCGACAAGGCCCCCTTCATCGCCATCGCCGTCCCAATACAGGACAAGCTCGCCGAGAAACTGGGCATCCAGGATCTCCTGGAGATGGTCCGCGCCGCCGGCAAATAG
- the yiaK gene encoding 3-dehydro-L-gulonate 2-dehydrogenase — MRIPYDEMKNLFERILLKYGFPEKTAARAAVMFTDNSCDGVASHGLNRFPRVLSYISKGHIDPHAEPAPEASFGALERWNGNRGMGCTNAAAAMDRAMELARQYGLGCVALRNTNHWMRGGSYGYQAAKAGFMAFCWTNTLPNMPPWGAKECRVGNNPLVMAFPWKDAPVVMDGALAQYSYGALDGYRMAGKQLPFPGGYDREGKLTTDPAAVMETWRVLPIGLWKGSGYSLVLDLIGSVLSKGNSVHQIGKLGDEIAVTQVFLAFDVENTSGKEYAEKTAAAILEDFRSAEPAEPGGIYYYPGEKAARTRRENLEKGIPVVEEIWYNLLKELN; from the coding sequence ATGAGAATACCCTACGATGAAATGAAGAACCTCTTTGAGAGAATCCTCCTGAAGTACGGCTTTCCTGAAAAGACGGCGGCCCGGGCAGCCGTGATGTTCACCGACAACAGCTGCGACGGCGTGGCATCCCACGGCCTGAACCGTTTTCCCCGGGTTCTGTCCTACATTTCGAAGGGACACATCGACCCCCATGCCGAACCTGCCCCGGAAGCTTCCTTCGGCGCCCTGGAGCGCTGGAACGGCAACCGGGGCATGGGGTGCACCAACGCGGCAGCCGCCATGGACAGGGCCATGGAGCTCGCCAGGCAGTACGGCCTCGGGTGCGTGGCCCTGAGGAACACGAACCACTGGATGAGAGGCGGCTCCTACGGATACCAGGCGGCGAAGGCGGGTTTCATGGCCTTCTGCTGGACCAATACCCTGCCGAACATGCCCCCCTGGGGGGCGAAGGAATGCCGTGTGGGAAACAACCCCCTGGTCATGGCCTTTCCATGGAAGGACGCTCCCGTGGTCATGGACGGCGCCCTGGCCCAGTACTCCTACGGCGCCCTTGACGGATACCGCATGGCTGGAAAGCAGCTCCCCTTCCCCGGCGGCTACGACCGGGAGGGAAAACTGACCACCGATCCTGCGGCCGTGATGGAGACTTGGCGGGTCCTGCCTATCGGCCTCTGGAAGGGCTCGGGCTATTCCCTCGTGCTGGACCTCATAGGTTCGGTACTGTCCAAGGGGAACTCCGTCCACCAGATCGGGAAGCTCGGCGACGAGATCGCCGTGACCCAGGTCTTTCTCGCCTTCGACGTGGAAAATACTTCCGGCAAGGAATACGCCGAAAAGACGGCGGCTGCCATACTGGAGGATTTCAGAAGTGCCGAACCGGCGGAACCGGGAGGAATCTATTACTATCCCGGCGAAAAGGCGGCCCGCACCCGGAGGGAAAACCTCGAAAAGGGAATCCCCGTTGTTGAGGAAATCTGGTACAATCTTCTGAAAGAACTGAACTGA
- a CDS encoding Gfo/Idh/MocA family oxidoreductase gives MGIIRWGMIGCGSVCEVKSGPDIDTVYIAAPPDSHREYALFCAEQRKPAYIERLLGRTWEDCAAIARAFRATKTPVFASFY, from the coding sequence ATGGGAATCATCCGGTGGGGAATGATTGGATGCGGTTCAGTCTGCGAGGTGAAAAGCGGCCCCGACATCGACACCGTCTATATCGCCGCTCCTCCCGATTCCCACAGGGAGTACGCCCTTTTCTGCGCGGAACAACGGAAGCCCGCCTACATCGAAAGACTCCTCGGAAGAACCTGGGAGGACTGCGCGGCCATCGCCCGGGCGTTCAGGGCAACGAAAACGCCTGTCTTCGCCTCTTTTTACTGA
- a CDS encoding M20 family metallopeptidase has translation MNYPLENPAFGCLERERDSLLGFWEELVNMESGSRDKENVDRVAERVEKELRNIGAETEVLRFEKAGNSVAAVLGHDRPGAPVALIGHYDTVFPAGTVEKRPFRIEDGKAFGPGVLDMKGGVALLIFAAKALEEAGYRERPIRFILAGDEETAHCNSNMAKEFEERSKGCIAAFNCETGDPSNKIVVGRKGVVQCEMTVKGLAVHAGREPQKGRSAILELSHKIVDIHRLTDYSRGLTFNVGTVKGGVVPNAVPDFAWAGIDVRCMTTDQIAEAKEKLLAVAGTTYVEGTSTELSFPASFFPMEQTPGNERLFEYVAGIYRELGLPAPSMEFSGGGSDSAFSVCAGVPTVDQMGVKGEWNHSDREYAFVDSIFERARVLAACILNIWRFER, from the coding sequence ATGAATTATCCCCTGGAAAATCCGGCGTTCGGCTGCCTGGAGCGGGAGCGGGATTCCCTTCTCGGCTTCTGGGAAGAACTTGTGAACATGGAAAGCGGTTCGAGAGACAAGGAGAACGTGGACAGGGTAGCGGAGAGAGTTGAAAAAGAACTCCGAAACATAGGAGCCGAAACGGAGGTTCTTCGTTTCGAAAAGGCCGGAAACAGCGTAGCGGCCGTCCTTGGTCATGATCGCCCTGGTGCGCCCGTGGCGCTGATCGGACACTACGACACGGTTTTCCCCGCCGGGACCGTTGAAAAAAGGCCGTTCCGCATAGAAGACGGCAAGGCTTTCGGCCCCGGCGTCCTGGACATGAAAGGAGGGGTCGCCCTCCTCATCTTCGCCGCAAAGGCCCTGGAAGAAGCAGGGTACAGGGAGAGGCCCATCCGGTTCATCCTTGCAGGGGACGAGGAAACGGCCCATTGCAATTCCAATATGGCGAAAGAATTCGAAGAGCGCTCAAAGGGCTGCATTGCCGCCTTCAACTGCGAAACAGGGGACCCCTCGAACAAAATCGTTGTGGGAAGGAAAGGAGTCGTCCAGTGCGAGATGACGGTGAAGGGTCTTGCGGTCCATGCGGGCAGGGAGCCCCAGAAGGGACGGAGCGCCATCCTCGAGCTCTCCCATAAGATCGTGGACATTCACCGCCTCACCGACTACAGTCGGGGGCTCACCTTCAACGTGGGAACAGTGAAGGGCGGAGTGGTTCCCAATGCCGTGCCCGACTTCGCCTGGGCCGGAATCGACGTCCGGTGCATGACCACGGACCAGATTGCGGAAGCGAAGGAAAAGCTTTTGGCGGTCGCAGGCACAACCTACGTCGAAGGAACGTCGACGGAACTTTCCTTTCCTGCCTCCTTTTTCCCCATGGAACAGACCCCGGGAAACGAACGGCTTTTTGAGTACGTGGCCGGCATTTACCGGGAACTCGGCCTTCCCGCCCCTTCCATGGAATTCTCCGGCGGCGGCTCCGACTCGGCATTCTCCGTCTGTGCGGGAGTTCCGACGGTGGATCAGATGGGAGTGAAGGGAGAGTGGAATCACTCCGACAGAGAGTACGCCTTCGTGGACTCGATCTTCGAGCGGGCCAGGGTTCTTGCTGCCTGCATCCTCAACATCTGGCGCTTCGAAAGGTAG
- a CDS encoding IclR family transcriptional regulator, whose product MENGNIRVISRAFSILVHLAQEKRPLGITEIASAVSLPKATVYRILDSLEAERAVLNRGGEYELGPVTLLLADAYRSQVGFAEAARPHLLSLRNETKETVHLFVYERGEFYYLDKIESPYQVRMHSRIGGRASLFRLSAGKALLAWLSPDDLKELHEPVPGEVAAEFPGIRSRGYAVDDEQNEQGLRCVGAAILDGSGRPRGAVSVSAPVYRFPTELLEKYGSLVARAAEAIGREIACFEECPCSGGRSAG is encoded by the coding sequence ATGGAAAACGGGAACATTAGGGTTATCTCACGGGCTTTTTCCATACTGGTTCATCTCGCGCAGGAGAAACGGCCTCTCGGAATCACCGAGATCGCCTCTGCCGTCTCCCTTCCCAAGGCCACCGTGTACCGCATTCTCGACAGCCTCGAGGCCGAGCGGGCCGTCCTGAACCGGGGCGGCGAGTATGAGCTCGGTCCAGTGACGCTGTTGTTGGCGGACGCCTACCGCAGCCAGGTCGGCTTTGCCGAAGCTGCCAGGCCTCACCTTCTCTCCCTCAGGAACGAAACGAAGGAAACGGTCCACCTCTTCGTCTACGAAAGAGGAGAGTTCTACTACCTCGACAAGATAGAAAGCCCCTACCAGGTGCGCATGCACTCCCGAATCGGCGGCAGGGCCTCCCTTTTCCGCCTCTCCGCCGGAAAGGCCCTTCTCGCCTGGTTATCTCCCGACGACCTGAAAGAACTCCATGAGCCTGTTCCCGGCGAAGTCGCCGCAGAGTTTCCCGGCATCCGTTCAAGGGGGTATGCCGTGGATGACGAACAGAACGAGCAGGGGCTCCGGTGCGTCGGAGCGGCCATCCTGGACGGATCGGGGCGTCCGAGGGGCGCCGTGAGCGTCTCCGCCCCGGTGTACCGATTCCCCACCGAACTCCTGGAGAAATACGGCTCTCTCGTCGCACGGGCGGCGGAGGCCATCGGCAGGGAGATTGCCTGCTTCGAAGAGTGTCCGTGTTCCGGCGGACGGTCCGCCGGATAA
- a CDS encoding alanine--glyoxylate aminotransferase family protein translates to MIKTNKLVMIPGPTPVVRSIQDQMGRETVAFGDTAFVKDFSEVIADLKAMWRCDGEVFVVAGSGTMGMEMAIANTTKRGDNVLICSNGYFGDRFIDMCTRKGLNTDVLSAEWGTSVTPEMVEKKLAEKQYQAVTVTHVETSTGVEAPIAAIGEVMKKHPEIVYIVDGVAASGGADQYMDTMGIDVVLSCSQKAFGVAPGLTMVWASAKAMERRKSLGTIPESYIDFDKWLPVMHDPSKYWGTPAINLVWALKESVRIMKEEGLEERYARHRRQAAVFDAALEAIGFRVAADKAFRAPTLSVYLYPEGSGIDDVKFRTVLAGEGAQTAGCLGGFAGKGFRMGHMGNIDKHTLVSAIAAVERSCVKCGYTIELGKALGVLQKGLVNE, encoded by the coding sequence ATGATCAAGACCAACAAGCTCGTCATGATACCCGGACCCACACCGGTGGTGCGCTCCATCCAGGACCAGATGGGCAGGGAAACCGTGGCCTTCGGCGACACCGCTTTCGTGAAGGACTTTTCCGAGGTCATCGCTGACCTTAAGGCCATGTGGCGATGTGACGGCGAAGTGTTTGTCGTCGCCGGCTCCGGCACCATGGGCATGGAAATGGCCATCGCCAACACCACGAAGCGGGGGGACAACGTCCTCATCTGCTCCAACGGCTACTTCGGCGACCGGTTCATCGACATGTGCACCCGGAAAGGGCTCAACACCGATGTCCTCTCCGCCGAATGGGGCACATCGGTGACCCCTGAGATGGTGGAGAAGAAACTGGCCGAGAAACAGTACCAGGCGGTCACGGTGACCCACGTGGAGACCTCCACAGGCGTGGAGGCCCCCATCGCGGCCATCGGCGAAGTGATGAAGAAGCATCCTGAGATCGTCTATATCGTGGACGGTGTGGCCGCTTCCGGCGGCGCCGATCAGTACATGGACACCATGGGTATCGACGTGGTTCTTTCCTGCTCCCAGAAGGCCTTCGGCGTGGCGCCGGGCCTGACCATGGTGTGGGCCAGCGCGAAGGCCATGGAGAGAAGAAAGAGCCTCGGCACTATCCCGGAGTCCTATATCGACTTCGACAAGTGGCTTCCAGTCATGCACGATCCCTCGAAGTACTGGGGAACTCCCGCCATCAACCTTGTCTGGGCGCTGAAGGAATCCGTGCGCATCATGAAGGAGGAGGGGCTCGAGGAGCGCTATGCCCGCCACCGCCGCCAGGCCGCCGTATTCGACGCCGCCCTGGAGGCCATCGGCTTCAGGGTCGCCGCGGATAAGGCCTTCCGCGCGCCGACGCTCTCCGTCTATCTTTATCCTGAAGGTTCCGGCATCGACGACGTCAAGTTCCGTACCGTCCTCGCCGGCGAGGGAGCGCAGACTGCCGGCTGCCTGGGCGGATTTGCCGGCAAGGGCTTCCGCATGGGGCACATGGGCAACATCGACAAGCACACCCTCGTCTCGGCCATCGCCGCCGTGGAGCGGAGCTGCGTGAAGTGCGGGTATACAATCGAGCTCGGAAAAGCCCTTGGCGTTCTCCAGAAAGGGCTCGTCAACGAATAG
- a CDS encoding lactate utilization protein: MNEFTPWHNETLGKKVAEALKKNGFEAEYCPSAAAAADKILELIPESASVGFGGSWTVKALGLQDKLASRGNTILDHGAPGLSNEERMEVRKKQLTCDVFLSGTNAVTLDGQLVNRDGNGNRVAAMIFGPGKVIVVLGTNKIVKDLNAAEERIRMVAAPVNNKRLGLPNPCTQTGLCMDCRTGTRICNVTTIISRRPGSTPFHVFVVGEELGF, from the coding sequence ATGAACGAATTCACACCCTGGCACAACGAGACCCTTGGAAAAAAAGTTGCGGAGGCCCTGAAGAAAAACGGGTTTGAAGCGGAATACTGCCCCTCCGCCGCCGCGGCCGCGGACAAGATCCTGGAGCTCATTCCCGAATCTGCGTCTGTGGGCTTCGGCGGCTCGTGGACAGTGAAAGCCCTTGGCCTTCAGGACAAACTGGCGTCCCGGGGGAACACCATTCTTGACCATGGAGCCCCCGGTCTCTCCAATGAGGAACGCATGGAGGTCAGGAAAAAGCAGCTCACCTGCGACGTGTTTCTCTCCGGAACGAACGCCGTCACCCTTGACGGGCAGCTCGTCAACAGGGACGGGAACGGGAACCGGGTGGCCGCCATGATCTTCGGCCCGGGAAAGGTTATTGTCGTTCTGGGGACGAACAAGATCGTGAAAGACCTAAACGCGGCCGAGGAGCGGATTCGGATGGTCGCCGCTCCTGTGAACAACAAAAGGCTCGGCCTGCCCAATCCCTGCACCCAGACGGGGCTCTGCATGGACTGCCGGACCGGGACGAGGATCTGTAACGTCACCACCATCATCAGCAGGCGCCCGGGATCCACACCATTCCACGTGTTCGTCGTCGGGGAAGAACTGGGCTTCTAA
- the hflC gene encoding protease modulator HflC produces the protein MKRKLFFLALFAVLLALSGCFYILRADEQAVVLRLGKVNATRTDPGIYFKLPFVDQLTRYSKKLIEYDADPVAVVTSDKKNLVFDTFALFRISEPETFFRRVRTVGSVQQRLDDSIYSAVRIVSGRLTLDELVKDRRQYAIEQGTLIAQEQSKEYGVEILSVAFKRVFLPQDNEQAVYRSMQAERNRVAGQLRAEGQAEAITRRSIADRKEVEMIAEARRKAEEIKGQGDSTAQDTLAKATSEAKDLYLFIKTMDFYQNTLPGTPILLRPGEGILKYLKGVGTPPARNE, from the coding sequence ATGAAAAGAAAACTGTTTTTCCTCGCGCTGTTCGCGGTTTTGCTGGCGCTTTCGGGATGTTTCTACATCCTCCGGGCCGACGAGCAGGCAGTGGTCCTGAGGCTGGGAAAGGTGAACGCCACCCGGACCGATCCTGGAATATACTTCAAGCTTCCCTTTGTCGACCAGCTCACGAGGTACTCGAAGAAGCTGATAGAATACGACGCCGACCCGGTGGCGGTGGTCACCAGCGACAAAAAAAACCTGGTGTTCGATACCTTCGCCCTCTTCCGGATCTCAGAACCTGAAACCTTCTTCCGGAGGGTGCGCACGGTGGGTTCCGTCCAGCAGCGGCTTGACGACTCCATTTACTCTGCTGTCCGGATCGTGTCCGGGCGGCTCACCCTGGATGAACTGGTGAAGGACAGGCGGCAGTATGCCATCGAGCAGGGCACCCTCATCGCCCAGGAACAGTCGAAGGAATACGGTGTGGAAATCCTGTCGGTGGCATTCAAGCGGGTTTTCCTGCCCCAGGACAACGAACAGGCGGTCTACCGCTCCATGCAGGCGGAACGCAACCGTGTAGCGGGACAGCTCCGGGCGGAAGGCCAGGCGGAGGCCATTACCCGCAGGTCCATCGCCGACAGGAAGGAAGTGGAGATGATCGCCGAGGCGAGAAGAAAGGCCGAGGAGATCAAGGGACAGGGGGACAGCACCGCCCAGGACACCCTGGCGAAGGCCACTTCCGAGGCGAAGGACCTTTACCTTTTCATCAAGACCATGGACTTTTACCAGAACACCCTTCCGGGCACCCCGATCCTGCTCCGCCCGGGAGAAGGAATCCTGAAGTACCTCAAGGGCGTGGGAACACCGCCGGCGAGGAACGAGTAG